One genomic segment of Chitinophaga sancti includes these proteins:
- a CDS encoding helix-turn-helix transcriptional regulator, with the protein MNQFVLQHGKSAEMHLFPHILELGMKKNGSIQLNMFPTTIMEGLRIYHIIEGRFEWHINHQPYVFYPGDVALIMPDIPFGCDNDVLKIGSFTWIHLALPKKDGHIQPGKWSGLSDSEAAAIGKILSLNNLPALSRFNEVGRIIKCIYTELSEMEVAFQARVNHQIDELLIQITRKMTQQTHSTRDFPKTFTQLEVLLRQDLAHQWTVEEMAGLVGMGTTLFTEKVKSYSGFSPINYLINIRISEAIKLLKRADITVTNIALDTGFYSSQHFSTTFKKLTGYRPSEFRKNHLRNI; encoded by the coding sequence ATGAATCAATTTGTGCTACAACATGGGAAATCGGCAGAAATGCATCTGTTTCCGCATATTCTGGAGTTGGGCATGAAGAAGAATGGCTCCATCCAGCTGAATATGTTTCCTACCACGATTATGGAAGGATTACGTATATATCATATAATTGAGGGTCGGTTTGAGTGGCACATCAATCATCAACCCTATGTTTTTTATCCCGGTGATGTAGCGCTGATCATGCCTGATATCCCATTTGGTTGTGACAATGACGTGCTGAAGATCGGTTCTTTCACCTGGATACACCTGGCCTTACCTAAGAAGGATGGGCATATACAACCAGGTAAATGGAGTGGATTGTCTGATAGTGAGGCTGCCGCCATCGGGAAGATCTTATCATTAAACAATTTGCCTGCATTGAGTCGCTTCAACGAAGTGGGCAGGATTATTAAATGTATTTATACGGAATTATCAGAGATGGAAGTAGCTTTTCAGGCTCGTGTCAATCACCAGATAGATGAATTACTGATACAGATTACCCGTAAAATGACTCAACAAACACATTCTACCCGTGATTTTCCTAAAACTTTTACGCAGCTGGAAGTATTGTTGCGTCAGGATCTGGCGCATCAGTGGACGGTAGAAGAGATGGCTGGTCTGGTAGGTATGGGCACAACGTTGTTCACGGAAAAAGTAAAAAGCTATTCAGGTTTTTCACCTATTAATTACCTGATTAATATCCGCATTTCAGAGGCTATTAAATTATTAAAGCGGGCAGATATTACGGTAACTAATATAGCGCTGGATACGGGATTTTATTCCTCCCAACATTTTTCAACCACTTTTAAAAAGCTAACAGGTTACCGTCCCAGCGAATTCAGAAAAAATCATTTGCGTAATATATAA